The Cottoperca gobio chromosome 8, fCotGob3.1, whole genome shotgun sequence genome contains the following window.
atatggtaTGTgttgtatgatatatatatataggtaggtgtgtatatagatatatatataatatatatatacctactatatacatatatatatacatacatatatagatatgagagatatatatagatctatataatacagatatatatacacagagaatatgagagatagacatagatatacagatatagatatatatatatatatatgatatataacatataagaatatatatatatagtatataatatacatatatatatatatatatatacatatatatatatattatgacacatatattatatatatgtgtatatattatgtatatatctattatgttgttaatatatatgttatatatatatatatgatatatataaacatatatatatagatacacatatatatatataaatatatctattataGATGTATGGggtgtatatctatataatatgtgtgtatagatatatatcatagatatatatatgtatgtgtgttaatattaatatatgtattgtgtatatataagatatatggGTGTATATATCTTtttgatatatatgtgtgttattataatatatatagctatataatgtatataatatatatatatatatatatgtagtggtgtatatataggtgtgtatatatatatgtatgttggttatataataatatatatatgtgtgtatatataagatatatatatagtatatatacgtgtgtaatatatagatatatagatgtgtggtatatgtgtgtatgtagatatatatatatatatatatatatgtgtatgatgtattaaatatatatatatatatatatataatatatatatatatatgggtgtatatatatggttatctatatatatatatggtatgtgtgtatatagatatgtgtgtataaatatatatatgtatgtgtgtaataattatattatatatatatagatatatatatagatgatgtGTGTAGTATATAGATACTagatatacctatatatattagatatataaatatgtgggtatataatgtatagatatatatgtgttatatatataatgagtagaatataatatatacacatatatatatatacacagatatagcGATATCGAATATACAGAATGTaggtatgtgtgtatataatttatatatatataatataggtgtgttatatatgtgtgtattatatatgtgtgtagatatagattatatatataatatatatgtggatatataggtatatatatagtgtatatatatatattatatatatataataacatatatatatatacaaatatatatatatattttatatatcttatacattatatatatatatatattatatgtggtatggtgtatataataatatttatatatatgtgtgtatatgatatggggttatatatataatgtgtgtctatatatatatatatgtgtgtatatataatattaagatatatataggggtgtctatatatatatattgttcggtgtgtatattatatatatgtgtggtatgatatgtagatatatagaataattatatatgtatattaatgtatatgtaatatttatattatatatatatattatatatatatatatagatatattatgtatgtgtatatatatggtgtatatatagatataatatatgtgtatatatatatagatatatgatactagatatatatatatatatatatatatatatatatgtgtgtatatatatatatatatatatatatatatagatagatatatatagatatattatatatatagatataatagagaTATGGTATATAGTAGAAGGGAGAAGCTAGATGTTATaatctctattatatatatctatatatgtgtatagatagattagagataggatagatatcttagatatacagatataatacataatagatatatatatatatattgtatagatataatataatatatatatatatacaagatatattatatatgatattacacaatatatatagatagtgtatatatattgtatatatatatatatgtgtatatactatgtgataatatatatatatatatataatacacatatatatattatctacacatatatctatatatatatatatatatatgtaggtgtgtctagatatagatatgtggtatatatatatatagatatatatatatgtaggtgtgtatataatatatatagggaatgtgtgtatattaatatatatagtgtggatatataatatagataaggtgggtatatagatatctatataaatatggatatatatatatatattactatagatatatgtattgtgtgtaatctatgtgtgtatatatatatgtctgtgtgtaatatatattatctatatgtgtgtatatatatataaatatatatatatatatattatgtgtgtatatatattatatatatagtgtgtatatatgtgtgtatgtatataatatagatatatcttatatatgtgtctatgtatataatatatctatagatatatatattatatataatatatcgtGTGTAttaattatgtgtatatatatagatataattgtagtgtgtatatctatatgtgtggatatatatatatatatgtatgtgtggatctatatataatatatatatatatatatctaatatatgtatgtgtgtatatatatatatatatagtataactatatatatctatatatatctatatatgtcgggtatatatatgtatatatatagaggtgtagattatatatattatatatcagaattacactatatatattatacacatatatctattaagatatatacatatatgtattgaATGTGTGTCGATAtctatattatagattatatatatatggtgtaacttatatgtgggtatatatatgggtgtatatatattatagtatatatatatagtagatggGTATAGATAgggtatttatatgtgtatagtatatatatatatagagagattaCACtcagatagatatatacacatatagatatatagagataagatatatacaatatatatataatagatattatgatgtgtgtatatatatatatatatatatatagagtgtgtatatatatgtgtgtatatatatagatattgtgtgtatatatatatatatatgtgtgtataatatatatatatatatatatgtgtgtatatatatatagatatgtatgtgtgtatatataatatatatgtgtgtgtatattatgttatatatatatagatctatagaatGTATAATATGGATATGTATATgatagagattatatatatatatatattattatacataatatatatatatctatatgtatgtgttatatatatgtgtgtatatatatataggagagagaaggggagagagagagggggggagagagagaagagatagagagtagagagagagagagagagtaagagagagatagagcgataTAGATAGACGAGATGctagagagagcgaagagagagagaagaggagatcgagtagagagagatatgatagatagagatagagagagagatagatatgtGGTAGATAGATATTAGATGAGAGAtggatattatagatatatagaagtagtatatatagatatatatatgtgtagatatataatatattatatactatagatagataatatagatataggtgtatattatatataaatatatatatatatatatatatatattatatatatatcaatatatatatatattgtatattatatatatatctctctctttagtGGTATGTGTATTAATATACTTTTCAGACATTTGTATACTTGTATTTTTAGAGCATTTTCAGTGCATATAGACAATTGATATTACCAGGTTAATTGATTGTGGAAGACGTGTGTTTCAGGAGTGTAATGCTTGTGGGGTAAACGGTAACTTGTGGTGAAGTTATATTTTTTCatgtactttgtttttattgtagccCCGATATTCAAACGATATTGATTATCCCCCATTAAATGATGTCTTCTTTATGCAAGCAACCCTTCCTGCTGAGGGAACTGGAGTGTGTTTAGAAATCAAACAAACTAGAAATCCTTCGCCTTAAAAGCACTTATTAAGAAACATGTAGATTTAAAAGATGTTATGCACCAAAACAGTTTTGGATCAGGGATTTTGGTACCATAAAAGCTGTTTGAATTAAACACAGAGGAAGCTGTCGGTCCTTCGAGCCTTGAGGGGGAACGGAGGGAGGAATGTTTTCCCGTCGCACAAAACCTTTGATCTCACACCCCCTAATCACTTCCTGAAGATTATACAGTACGTGCACCTCCGCACTGCcctcactgagtgtgtgtggggcgtGCGTGCTTGCCTGAGGGCAGCCAGGGCAGATGTAGTCCTCTGTGTCCTGCCtgatgacagacagagataggGAAGAAACAGAAGCATGATGTCATCAAACGGTGACCAACCAAGAAGAGTTATAAATAGCAGTACATGAAGCATATTTATAAACTGACCAAAAAGAGTCAGCACATTTCTTTACACTACAGAAATAAACAGATGGAAGTGCTGCTAAAGTCGTGGAGTTCGTTGTCAGGAGGGTTTTGGCAGGTCTCGGTCTTATTATGGTTTTTGGCGCAGTAAAGGAATAGCAGAGGCAGAACTGGAGATGCAGGAGTAAGCAGCAGCATTTGGGCAGCATGGAGGATATAGCACTGCTTCTCATATTACATCAGTTACAAAACTATGATGAGGTCCAATTAAGTTCAGTTTGGTTGACCTCTTGTAGGGGCCCAGAACTGTAATAAATATTCTGTAAGATTGAGGGTAAATACAAAACCTATGGTGATAATAATAAACGTAAATAAAAGTAGTAGTTTTTttaagtacttgtacttttttatattaaaagaaaGGGAAGAATGAGGAGGTGTTGTTTTGCAAATGTCGTTCCGGCCCACTTCAGATGAAATTGGGCTGTGTGAGTCACACACAGCACTGTGACAAAGCACAAAGTCAAAAGCACTCATACCTTCATTCATttagcacatactgtacattatattatgtaaATAGCCCTATATGTCGAAAAGTAAAGGGACaattcattaaaatatatttacacatatatttacatattgacatttcattaaattttaaacttttaaaatgtgtgcacaGCAGACCCATTACACTCCCCCCTCGAGGGGTAGACAGAGACCACATGGCTTTAACAAAACCGTgttacattaatacatttttaacaaacaaacgaaaaaacaaaaagtttaatTACATAAATCTCAAATAGTAGTTACAAATAAGTATAGCTTGAGttattgaaaaacaaacaaaacatgaacatCCAGTATTCTGCCCAATAGGCTACACCATTATAATATAGCCTACTACTGTGGCTATACGATAATAATATACTACTGTGTTTGTAAAcgaaataaaataattttaaagaTATAAAAACGTGTTAGCATTTTGCTCTCCTTGTGATGGtttttgaattaattaattaataaatgaggTAATATACAAACCTCCCAACCAAAGCGGGTACCTGTGGTCCCCCATCCCATTCCCCGGTCTGATGTGAAATAGTGCCAACACAGCATCGCGTTTTGAAACACGCTACCCCTACTGAGAGCTACTAGCACCCGGCGGGGAACTCATGTGGTTCTACCTAGCTTTAGAGGGACTAAAAACTCTGTCAACATGGCGAAAGTGAACAGTAGTGCCTCCGGTTGTCGTGCCATGGTGAACGCAGGAAAGTACCTGTCGAGCCCGTCGCCCACGGCGCTGACCCGGAGTTCCAGCCAGAGTCAGCGGAAGATGTTCGGTCCACAGCGGCGAATGATGAGCGCTAACGCGGCCGGCACGATAGGAAAACCCGCGGCGTTGGCCCAGCAGGGAGCAGCTGGGGTATTTCTCCGCCGATGACAGACATGTGATGACTAACTTGAATCTGATTTACCGGGACGTGAAGGCATTTCTCAAGGAAGTTCGAGGTGGAAACCCTCGGGAGGCTCGGTACTGGCTGACCCAGTTTCAGAGAGCGACATCGGCTCAGTCTGCTGCCTTTGCCGTGCTGGAGGTATGCCATACTAAACCTTTATTCAGTTGAAAGGAAATTGAGGTGATGTTGAAACTTTCCGAGCAAAGAGAAGAAGCGCGCCCACGGGGGGGACGCGGGATGAATAACGACGATGAGGATGAGAGCCCTGAACAGAGGGAAGCAGAAACAGGACACATTTACAGATAAGGAGTGAGGTAGGGGAGTGGAggggggaaaggaaaggaagggaggggggaCGAGGGCAAGCGTGGCGGGGGTCGTGGAGCAGGGACACACGACAAGACAGAAGCGGCACAGGAGGGGGGGAACAGGTAGAGGTAGGAACACGACAGCGGAAAACAGGGGCCGGGCAAGAGGGggcggaggagagagagaagaggggagagagagagagagagagagagaagaggagagagagagagaaggaggaggagagagaagagaggaagagagaggaagagggatggagaagagggaggagagagagagagagagagagaggagaggcggagagaggagagaggagagagatgagaagagaagagaagagaggagaagagagagagagagagaggagaagagaagagaggagagaggagagaagcggagagacagagagaggaagaggaagaggagagacagagggagagaagggaggaggagagaagaggagtagagcaggatagaaggagaagaaggacaggaggagagaggagaagaggagaggggacggggatgagaaagaggagatgagagagcgagagagagagagagagagagagaggagaggagggagggacagagaagaggagagagatgagagagaggagagagagagagagacagagagagagagagagagagagagagagagagagagggccgagatcagagaagaggagagagagagagataggaggagagagagagagagagagagagagagataggaggagacagagaagaggagagagagaggagggacaggagaagaggagagagagtagagaggacgagagcgaagaggagagagagagagagagcgagagaggaggagacgaggaagaggagagagaagagagagagtagagaggaaggagaaagaggagggaggagagagaagaggagagaagagagaagagagggagggagagaagaggagagagaagaggagagaagaggacggagagggagagggagagagaagaggatatagagtagagagagatagagagagagagacgagagagagagagatagagagcgagagagaatagtgagggaggagagagagagagagatatagatagatagatataatatatagagataatgATTGGTATAGATGAGAATATTatatgagagagatagatagagatgagagaagaaaggagagggagaagaagaagagagattgAAGAGgatagggagagaagaggagagagagatagagatagagagatagagagagatagtagagaggagagagaagggagagataTATAGAAGGGTAGAATAGatagagaaggggagagagagagagagagagagagagagagagagatagaagagaggagtagagagaggagagaagaagccgagatagagagagagagagataagagagaggatAAGATAGTTATAGAgcggatagatagagagagtatAGATAATATGAGATaatgagatatatataatattggtAGATACATTGGTATAATaggggtatatatatatattgttatatatatataagatatatagatttatatatctatatggttagatatatatattgtgtatatatataggtgatgtatgatatatatatatatataaatatatatatagatatatatatatatctataatatttatatactagacaaatacaatgtaaaacacgcttgaagaatacgCTGAAAAAGGACAAGGCAAACACGGGAGAGAAGAACGCCAAGAGGAGGGGCggcccagagagagagagaagaggagagggagaagaaggaggagagaagagagagagagagagagagagagagagcggagagagagagagagacgagcgAGCTGAGATGAGACGAagataggagagagatagagggagagaggggagaggagattaggaagggggagagagagatggggagggagagagagagagagaagtagagagagaagagatgggaagagagagagagagagagagatagatagagaaagaacagaagagggagagagatagaacaGAAGAGAGGGGTTGATATATCATATGTATCTATCTCTATACCTAGCCCAACATCccatgtaaacacgcttgaagaataagctaaatacaatgcaaacacgtagagaagaactCCAATATGGCAGCCCTTGTACAGTTGAAACTGCCCAAATTGACCTGTTCTGAGGTTCAGACAGTAAATAAAAACTTTCAGGAAGCTAGTTAGTTTGAGACAATACTAATTTCCCATCTTTGTCTCTCCATCTGTGGGCCTGTCTGTCTCCGTCCCTACCAGGTGGACAGCTCAGTTTTCGCCAGCAGGGAAATGGTTCAGAGCCTGGCCTTCGGGCTCTCCTTCCTGCAGCGGATGGATATGAAGGCTGTGGTGGTGATGGGCCGGTCTGAACACGAGGAGACAGGGCCCAGCAAACCGGTGGCAGGGTCTCAGTGCACCCGAGGGCTGGTGGAGCGGAGCCAGCAGCTGACCGAGGCTCTGCAGCAGCACTCGGCCACTGTCCTGCCACTCTTCTCCGCTGAGTCCTTCCTCCTACTTAGCGCCCCGCTGCCCATGAAGCCCCACGTGGGAGCAGGTGAGGGTTGAGACATACTAGGGAACATGTTGATAATATGTTCACTAGTGCAAGAATAATGCCCATTTTTAcggtaaaaacaaatatgtttggaCCTGATGTAAACATTGTAGAGTTGCCAGTAGAAGAACTAAAcgctctttttgttgttgcggCCAGTTCATTCACTGAGACCAAGTACAAGTGAATTGTGTCAAAGCAAACCTTATCTAAAGTACATACAGAATGTGTagttgtgggtttttttgtgtgtgtgtgtgtgtgtgtgtgtgtgtgtgtgtgtgtgtgtgtgtgtgtctcattattttgttattaacaTTATGAAGTCATTGGAAATCATAAAAGGTCtgaaaaagggaaatgacaGTTAAGTCTGCTGCTTTGATGTACACATCCATTTTTTACACTTGTTTTTAGGGATGCTCAATGATAATAATACCAATTTCCATTATCAGCAGATAATTTATGCATTATTCcgataattaaattaaagtggCCGATAATACAAAGACAAATTGCTTCACAATCGCAGCATCTACACACTCCGATACAGTAGGATACGGTATGCACCTTTAAAGGTTGGGATCTGTTAATAAACAGTTTCAGAGGAAGAAAACCTTTTTATGTTCTTTactagaaaataataaatgaacgATTGAATAGTTATAtctgtttgcttttgttgtgtTATCAATAGTGATGTCAATTAGATTTGGTTCAGTCAGAGCtttggaatattaaatcatcCATCTCTGCTCACCACACCTTAGCCTTTCTTACCCTAAGTGTGCAAGAACAACAGTTTCtaaacttatttttaaaatacaaaaatgtgaaattatcgGTTATGTTGTCGGCCAGCAGAAGAATCGGCTGAAAGAAATCCATATCATGCATCCCTACTTCTAaacatgtcttcttcttctccatgcAGCGCTCCACCCTCCGTTGTTGTGGACATCAGCCTTCTCCAGTGGAGTCTGACCTGTGGGACAATCCCATTGGTTTGTCCCGTGGGGAGGGACGTGCGAGGTTGCTCGGTATTGTTGGACCCAACGGAGGTGACGGCAGCTATTTCCCGAGCCCTGCAACCCCACAAAGTCATGTTCCTGAACAACTCAGGAGGGCTCCACAGCCAGGAAAACAAGGCACGACAGTCGGCTTCTGACTGTTTGCATAGACATAGTAGATATGCGAGCACTTAtagtgtgtgtacacatttcacatttactgtatataaaaaggTCTTGTACAACTTCTCCTGAGAACTTGGTATGTCGTGTTACAGGTACTGGAAACGGTGTCGTTGCCCAGCGACCTGCCCAGTCTGTCCATGGCGGCTTGGCTGAGCCCTGCAGAGCGGCGCAGAGTGACGGCCATAGCCAGACTGCTCAATCAGCTGCTGACTGAGTCCTCCGCGGTGATCACCTCTGCGGACACACTGCTGACCGAGCTGTTCAGCCACAAAGGCGAGACTGCTCACTTTCTCCTACATGCAGATACATATCCATGGAGAAAGATTAGTGATAGTGGAGAGGAACAGGAAATGTAGGAAACAGCCGGGAAGACTCACTGCTTAGGGCATTTGGCGCCATGGCCCCCATGTGATATGCACCCTGAAGAGTTTTGGGACGAAGTACTCAGACCTTTTacttaaagcaacataatgtaaCAATTGGTATTCTTGCGATTTACAACTCTTTCAGAGTTTTTTTAACAACGGTTTCAGTGTGAAATCACTTCTACACCTTTGTCGTAAATATAGACAGCTGTAACGTTACATACATTTGTGATAATTACATTACTTATGATCAAAAATAGTAGTGCAACACCAACACTCCCGCAGTGCTCCGTGCCCCCAGTCCTGGCAGCATGGCTAattgagctaacagctaactagctgacGGCAGCTACAGTTAGCAGCTGTTAGCGTTACTTTAGCAACAAGTAAAGCTTTCTGTCAGTCAGGAAACTCCGTAAATCACAGCTAGTTGAGGCAGAACAGTTGGAAGACTTCAGGGGGAAATCCAGAACAATTAACCGTAAAGCATTACGCACTTCTCCCAAGAGATTGTAAGACCCTGCTCACCAAAGTTACATAGTGCAAGAACAGGAAATCAGGGCGCAGAGTGACACCAATCTCCTTATTACAATTTTCAGTGCAGCATCAAGGTAAAAGAGGTCAAATAGCTACATAATGTTGCTaagttaagtaaaagtagtaataccacagtgtaaaaatactctgttacaagagTCCTGCTTCCACTACTTaatacttaagttaaagtataaaCGTATTGGCATcgaaatgtagttaaagtacaaCAAGTAAAATTACTCATTATGCACAACAGCCCATTTCGggaataatatatattgatttataattattgatgcattaatgtttatCACTCATCATTCATGTAGGAGTAGATTTTTTGTTAactatactgctgggtagcttgtggATTTCAAAGGACCAATACAGTTGTATCTTAACATTAAATAATTCATGATAAATAATTagtgtaaaaaatattttgtattattctgaatctgaaaagttactaaaattatgaaataaatgtagtgcagtaaaaatgaCAATTGCCTGAATTGTAGTATAGTCGAAGTttaaagtagcatgaaatggaaataatcaagTAAAATACTCAGAATTGtactaaagtacagtacttgtaaATGTACTAAGTTACTGTCCGCCACTGGCCCTAACCTCTCCTCTATCAGGCCGCCACAAGAACTTGTCTATTTTGAGGTGTAACCAAAGAGGGCACTGGTCCATATATACACTGATCAAAAATATAAACGCAGCACTTTTGGTTTTGCTCAACTTTGGCAGCCAACTTTGGTTTGGTTTCCCATTTTACACAAAAGGcctgtttaaatctgtgttagtgagcacgtCTCCTTTGattgagataatccatccacttcacaggtgtggcacatcaagatgctgattagacagcatgattattgcacaggtgtgccttagggtggtcacaataaaaggcctcTCTAACATGTGGCCGCAGCCTAAGGCATACCtgtaatcatgctgtctaatcagcatcttgatgtgccacacctgtgaggtggatgaaTTATCTCGGCAAAGGAGatgtgctcactaacacagatttaaacacatttgtgaacaatatttgagagaaacaGGCATTTTGTGTTCATAGACACGTCTTAGATCttggatttcagctcatgaaaaatgggagcaaaaacaaaagtgttgcgtttatatttttggtcagtgtgtgtgtggaggtgctTCTGACCACCAACAACATGAGTTTATATCTAAACACCATTTTTGTCCtttctatttgtatttctgGTTTAGGGTCAGGAACAATCTTTAAAATCGGAGACCCCATACATCGGTAAGTACTTGTCACACGTACTCACAAACGCAAGTAATCTGACCAATAACTCTAAATTCCCTCAAATCCTAATTCAAAAATAAGTCCTTAAAAGAGTTGCATTTCTCCttaacaaatgttaaagtacaagaacacacactgtGCATTTAAGTCCTCTGTTGCACAGACAGTAAAtaattgttctgtgtgtgcaggtacaGCTCTCTGGATGGGATTGATGTAGAGCGTCTGCTCGCTCTCATCAGCAAGTCGTTTGATAGAACTCTGAGGCGAGACTACATCGACTCTCTGAAGGGACGACTGCACTCCATCTACCTCTCTGAAGGGTGTGTGTAAAGAAAATGTCCACATATAAATCCAGATCAGCGTTAGTACTATAATCTGCACCTTTACTCACTCTGTAAACAACTGTAGGCGTGTGAAATATATGAACGTAAACCCAGGGAGCTTTTCTCTTGAACACTTTGTATCTCTGTCCTTCCAGATACAGTGCGGCAGCCATCATCACCATGGAGCCGGTGAACAGCGGCACGCTCTACCTCGACAAGTTTGTGGTGAGCAGCAGTAAGCAGGGTCAGGGCACGAGCCACATCCTGTGGGAATGTATCAGACGGGACCTGGGCAAACTGTTCTGGAGGTCTAAAGCCACCAACAGGATCAACCCCtggtaagacacacacacacacacacacacacacacacacgtac
Protein-coding sequences here:
- the nags gene encoding LOW QUALITY PROTEIN: N-acetylglutamate synthase, mitochondrial (The sequence of the model RefSeq protein was modified relative to this genomic sequence to represent the inferred CDS: deleted 3 bases in 2 codons) — protein: MAKVNSSASGCRAMVNAGKYLSSPSPTALTRSSSQSQRKMFGPQRRMMSANAAGTIGKPAALAQQEQLGYFSADDRHVMTNLNLIYRDVKAFLKEVRGGNPREARYWLTQFQRATSAQSAAFAVLEVDSSVFASREMVQSLAFGLSFLQRMDMKAVVVMGRSEHEETGPSKPVAGSQCTRGLVERSQQLTEALQQHSATVLPLFSAESFLLLRPAAHEAPRGSSAPPSVVVDISLLQWSLTCGTIPLVCPVGRDVRGCSVLLDPTEVTAAISRALQPHKVMFLNNSGGLHSQENKVLETVSLPSDLPSLSMAAWLSPAERRRVTAIARLLNQLLTESSAVITSADTLLTELFSHKGSGTIFKIGDPIHRYSSLDGIDVERLLALISKSFDRTLRRDYIDSLKGRLHSIYLSEGYSAAAIITMEPVNSGTLYLDKFVVSSSKQGQGTSHILWECIRRDLGKLFWRSKATNRINPWYFKHCDGSFVKGAWTVFWFGLTDIRDSYELVEHAKNLPDSFYVPSHTASAGC